The genomic segment CATGGTTTTCTCTTTTCAGCATAAACTGACTGGAAGCACAACTTTTGCATCTATAATGTAAACTCACTGTTTAGATCCAGGAGGCTCAGCTAGCTGACAGAAGACTGTTGTTTCCATGCACCAAAAAATTTTGCCTGAATGTCCCCGATGTCTTACTTGCCTCGATCTTTATTGCTATCATGCAATGCTTCTGAGCATCTGCAGAAGCTTCCTTTATTTCTGAAGCCATGTTTGCTGGTGGAACACTAGCAGAGCTTATGGTGaattttaacttcattttaagGTGCTTCACCAATCTTTGAGCAATACAGCTGAACACTAgtttaaagataaaaattaaaggTTTTACTCTGCAACAATTCACGACATGTTATCAATAGTGAGCTAAGCTAGAATCTTTGTGAATCAGTAGTctagctttctttttaattagtcCCTTTCTTTATATAATGTCTAGGATGCAAGTCTTGCATGAGATCATCATGCAGTATCTTCTTTAAGATACAAATTCTTCTCACACAGAATTTTGGCTTTCATGTAGTCCTGTGAGAGGCTGCAGTGGAAAAAACAGTTATTCTTGGTGTACTGTATAGACTAATTGGATGTTTAAACTTTGTTCAGGTGCCTTGAACGCCTGCAGCCCTTACACCAGGTGACGTTTTTTGGACAAGAACCTATtgtgaggaaaggaaagattGAGCCCATTGACATAACCATAGCGCAGAGATCATCAAACaagaaggtaaaaagaaaataaggagatGGGTTTTGAGAAGAAGCCTGAATTCTGAGAGCAATTTTGGCAGCTCATTTTTCTGGGATGAGTGGGATGTGATTTGCTAAACCCCACAGCACTGATCTTTGCAATAATTAACTCAAATCTGCAGGTGACAATTATCAAGAACCTTGAGCTGTATGGTCTGGACCCACAGTCGGTAGCCAACATTCTACAACAAAAAGTACAGGCCAGTGCCACCATCGCCCCTGTGCCTGGAACAAAAGACAGAGTTCAGGTCCAGATCCAAGGCAACCAAATCCATCATCTGGCCAAGATGCTGCTAGGTAAGTCTGTCCTGGACCTGGACTGGTTATAGCAATACAGATTTTAACTCGTGAGCTCTGAGTATTTACCTAAAGTGAACTCTTCATTATGTTGCAGAAGAATACCAGCTACCTCGGAAATATATCCAAGGCCTTGAGAAGGCTCCAAAGCTTGGCCGGAAGAAGTAGGAGAAAAATCTACTGTAAGAATTATTCAGCTGTCATTATTTATAAGTGTTCTGCCAACAGATCAAGGGTATGTACAGGCCCTATTCATTTAAAGAAGAGTCCTGGATTTTTACAAGGTCTAGGACTCTCCCAAATAATAATATTCATTGTATCTGttcatttttcataaaaataataaaaaataaaaaaacacaagagTTATCCTTTCCCATGTATTTTCTAGAAGCCTGTAGGGGTGCACCATTTTTTTGGTTAGTCCAACATTCTTGCTTTGCATCTTTTAACAAAAAGcacagtaatagaacctcagccaAAATATTAGCGAAGTTATGTTCCAACACAGCACCTTGGAACGTTCAAAGACAGTGTGCCACAGGCTGtctatattaaatataaaagctATTTGCTTTTCAATTTTATCCTTTAAAACACTTCCAGATATTAACACCAGGCATTTCTGCAGGGAGAATGAACTCTTATTTGCTGGATTTTTATGgtttatattattttcacatgtaaatacatttttatgtatGACATTAACAGTAGTTTATCACAGGTAATAGTTCTCTCAAAGCCATCTAAAGTACTAAGGCAATTGATAGGACGCTTTGTTTTCACAGGAATAGATGTTCCATACTGCTTTAGCTGAAGCTTAGACTTTAAACACTTTACAGTAGGATTAAGATATTTAAATTCACTTCTAGGAAGGAGTCCTATATTTTCCCTTTAGATTCAGTAAGGAAGTACCATAGGAAGACGCCAGAAAAATAAGTTAGagattacttatttttttaattattgacaGTTTTATTGTCATTGTCTCTTACACCATCTGCATATGAATAAGGATTTTCAGAACCTTCAAAAAAGCTGAAAGTgggacattttttaaaaatgccatAGAATTACCAGggagtaataaaaataaattacagcattgcaaaaaatgcatttcacttTGCCATAGAAGCTTTACTATTCCATTCTATACACATTATTTTACATGTTTTACAATagacatggaaaataaattcacaTGAACTAGGCAACACAATATACTAACCAAAGGCACTGCCAACAGTATTTTGCGCTTTAAGGAAGGGGCCCGATATGCCTGTCCTAGACACAGCTCAACTGACTGTTGAGACTTTGAGTTTCAGTACCTACCATTTCAAATGCCCcatatctttaaaaaagaaaggaaacagccCTCCTTTTTGCAGGAGGTTTTCAGCAGCATTCACGGTAATTGCATAAGAAGCCATGCCTTCTACAAAATTTCAAAGACATGCTGGGTTCCAGGAATGGAAAGGGAGATAGTCACCAGAACTCTAatagaaaacaacagcaacaagaaagaaaaaaaaagaaaaaagatctttGCAACTTTTAGCCAGAAAGATAagggatttaaaaacaaacatctggATCTTGCTTCTCAGAACCAAtggcagtttctgcagtttTCTTGCTCTTGACTGAACAGAAGTATTTATACAGTGCTTTTAAGACTCAAAGCACTAGATAAATGTTATTTGAATACTTCACGAGTACATAGCAAAGTAGTAAGTCTTATAAACGGGCAGACAGCCCTAGAGCTGGAAAAGTGCTGCTCTATTTGGGCTGCTGCCATATTGTTAAAGGTCATCTGGGTAAAGATTACAGTACAGCTGGGAGGCCCTTCCTGCACTGCATGCCAGAGGCTGGAGCCCTGTTTGCAAACCCTTTTACACTACTGACTAAGATAAAAGCTGGAACTAAGCTTGCACAAAGTGGCCTTTATACAAACCGAGAGGCTTTACGTGATGCAGTTATGCTCTCTTACCATTTATAAACAAACATACTCAAGTataaacctggaaaaaaaagccaaacagtCACCTTGCAGAAAGAAATACAACCGTTCCTCTTCTCCCTATGGACAAAAGCAGCCTCATCACAACAGTACTTCAGGTAACTGGGGGGAGCACTGACAAGGTGTCTTGACAAAAGCCCCTTCCAAATCTTCCTTAGCCCAAATGTAAAGTTTTCacacttaaggaaaaaaaaaaaaaggcactgagGTAAATTTTAGACTCTTTCAAGTTGTCTCCATCACAACTGTTACCTAATAACCCGTTCCCTCCCTTCCCACTTCATGTAGGTGGGATTGTGAAAGGGAGCTCACAGGGACACTTGGTTCATCAAGTCAGTATGAAACATTTCACATGCTCCAGCTCCTTTTAATGGTCTCTTCTCTTTTTACACTTCGTTGCTGTGTCCTGTGTAAACAGAGGGAAGACTGAACCTGGCTGTGTGCAATGTGCTCAGTGCAAAGCACTGAAAGTAAACATGGGGAAAATCATTTATCGGATTGGCATCCCTGTAGCATTCCTTGTACTTCAGTGATCAGGATCTCTGGTTTGAGTTGCAGCAGTAGCTGACACTCCAGCTACAGGATTTTATGAAGGACGGGAAGTGCACAAGCACTGGAGACACTGGGAGCACTGAACGAGGGGGAAAGACTTCCTCCTAGCTCCAAGTACAGAGCAAAACCTGGTAACCTTCCTGTGCATGCAGAAAGAGCACCGATTGtgagcggggagggagggaagatgaGCACACAGTGGCCCAAGGAGGGAGAGCACGGCGTGGTACAGACTGGAGAGGTGGGAGCAGCACACAGAGGGTTTAGCAAGAGGAAGCATGGTACAAGAGGGTGGTGGGAGGAAAGCAGCTGAAGTTAGTAGTTCCCTTATTCTTCCTGGTGCTAAGGATTTCTCGCACAGGCAGCCTGTGCTCGTGGTACCACCTCCACTCACTGGCCTCAGTCGGAGCTCCTCTCCCTTGGTGTCAGACCTGTTCATAGCTCAGAAGGGGTTTGATTTGTGAAAGTTCCTGAGCTTCCCTGGACTAGTCTGTTGGATATGTATTGCTAAGTGTTCTATACAGAACTGTCATCCCATGCCCACATTTTCACACTtttcaaacacttttttaaaacataggTCCCAGTTCCTACAGCGTAGAAAACCAGTAAAATACAGGCTAACTTAACTAAGCATCAGGGATATTTGCTTTAATTCAAGTCtgtttgcaaaatgaaattaattagaATCGAAATGGATGACTTTTCCTGGAATTAATATCACTAAGTTTCAGTAATACTTACTAAGAGACTGCTGGGGTGTTGCAGCTGCCATGGTGTCACGACTCTACATTTCACTGGCCGGCTGAGCCCTGAGCGAGTCTGTCTGGCAGGGGTTAGAGCTGCAACACCCACGTGATTTGGTGCAACAACCCCCTCCACTTTATCTGCTGCTTCCTGCGCTCTACTTAAGAAATGAGAACTCAGCCACACGGGCACACACAAcgcagctgcagcacctcagaACAAGAACAAGCAAGTTGCTGGGAGGAGCATGAACAGCAAGTTTTACCCCGCTTAGAACAATTAGCCAGTAGATGTTCCTGTTGGGTTTAACATTCAGCATTTTCCACGAAGCTTCTTCATCTGATGGTACAACTGAAAAGCGAACCAGCAGCTGGGCTTGGTTTGTTGACGGCCACAGCTCTGAAACAGGCTTCCCGTTCTCTGACTGGCTCTGGTCCTGTGATAAGAggtttcagaagaagaaaatacagtatGTTCATTTTATGAGTGCTGTGTGCCAGTCCTTAATGGAAGGATGAATGGGGAAAGTGATCACTAGAAGGTGTCCTGAGAAgtgtcttttaattttaaaaataacatctaGCTTAGTCTGATTCCCATTGCCTCCTGAGAAGTTAGCCAGGCTTGCCTCCAGCTTCTTTCAAGGTCTGTTGCAGTCTTTGTTTAAACTTCTCATACTTCCTTTGCACTTGCTGGATTTTGTCCTTCTCTTCTTTGTCCAGTATCATTAAGAAGTTTTGTAGCTCTGGGATAGAGAACGCGTCCCACTGCAGAATCAACAAAACCAGAGAGAAAGTGAGCACACGTGATTTACCTTATTACTTTTGTAGCTTTTCCTGCAACAAAGCTCTCAGCTGAGAGCTGAGATCCCTTAATAAACACTGCTTTGTGGCTCCTCAGCAGCCAGCATTGCTGCACCTTcaccagctgcagcccagccccgtGGGCAGGGGGGTCCTGCAGGATGCTGCGGCCACCAATGTCTGTGCTCATCCTGGCAAGGAGCTTTACTGCAGCCTAAAGCCAAATGTATTACCCAAGTGTCCTGGGCTTCTATTTAAATTAGTGGATTACTAATCACAGTGTTTAGCTAATCTAATTATTGAGGGTTAAATCTGGGACAGCACTGCGTGGTTCTGTAAATAGAGCATGGTTTGGCCATCAGAAGTGGTCTCAGGATTTTCGCAGCTCTAGGTTGTTTTTTAAGATCAAAATTTAGGAGCAATAAATGacccaaatatatatatatatatattttttttttaaagcaagtccATTCAGCCGATAACTCTGGAGAGCAGCTGGTATCAAACTCAGCATTTTAGGTGGTAAAACCAACAGCGTTAGAGGGAGGGAAGCAACCATGCACCAGCACTTCAGCCTGCACTGACTGCTGTAAACGTCTGGGGTCTGTCCCATTGCCCACTGTTAAACGCTCACATAAAAACCAAGGCAAAAAGTCACAGACGTACCTCAACTTCCcctgtttcattttccttcagcaCAAAGCTGAGCACATCTGTGTCAGGGCCAGCCAGCAGCCGGAGGTACAAGGGGTACTCAGTGAGAGGGAGCTTCTGGAAGAGAACTGCAATGGGAACAGACATCCACCATCAGCCTTCAGATGCCAGGGCAGGAGAGAGTTCAGCAGGTTAATTTGGATTAGAGAAGTGGTTCATACTGCTCAGGAACATAGCAGAAGCAGCTGAGCATCCAACAGAGATCTATGACAATCTGTTCGGTCTTACATGACTTCAGCCCATTTCTGATAATTAGTAATTCCCTGTTAACTTTAGCATCATCACCTCTCGAGGAAGTCAGGCCGTTTATCCATCTGAAACGCAGCCACAGCCTGCCCGCCACACCACTGAGCCCTGGAGGGATGCTTTCACCATGTTTCTGAATCACAACATAGCAAGCAAAACCCATCAGCCCTCGGAAAGCTGGTGGCTCCGAGGGTGTGAACTCACCTTGCCCGTCCTTCCGCATCTCCTTGAAAAGTGCAAACTTCTGGGGATTATCCACCACCATGAATTTCTTCAGGAGCCCCTGGATCACCTCGCTCACCGTGGTGGTGCTGCTGATGTGCAGCTGCTTGATGGCATCCAGCGGCAGGTAGAAGGACGTCCTCTTGTCCGTCATGTCTGCCAGGTTCACCTCCTTGAGGGCATCGTAAATGGACTGCGGCCGGATCCCTGCCGGCACCGTCACGGGGCGGCGCAGCTTCAAGTGCACTTTGATGAAGCCGGTGTACGTCCCGTCATCGTTCTGAAGCAAAGGACATGGCCGTGACTGACCAACGTGAGGTATGGGACAGACTGACGTGAGGTACCTGACTGACCGACGGCCATGAGGTACCACAGGGCCTTGCAGGCCAGGCCGAGCtcacctcctccttccccaccgCCCCTGAGGTGCTTtctgctgctcagcactgcGATGGGTTTGAGGGTTTTTTAGCAATCGTGTAAAAAGTAACTAGTAATTTAGGGTTAGTCACCACCGACTTCCTCCTGTTCCTTCCACTCCGCGGTGACTCATCTCCTCCCATGTTTGAGCTATCGTCTCGTATTTAAAATCAACGCTGCTACAAGTTAGTAATGGAAACCATTGTATGTCACTTGCAGTTACACTTCAAGGAGGATTTGAAACCTCTGGGAAGGGCTCTACCCCCTCACGTTCAATGGGACCTCACAAGTTCCCTTCCCACCTGTCTACGTGCCATCACCTTGTGGTGCTGGGCAGTACGAAACCAAGTGATCCATGCCAGGAGCCGGGAGCCTGTGCTCCCACCAAAGGGGCTGCCGGCATGCATCGAGTCCCAGAACTGTGCTTGTACCAAGCTTCAAGAAAAGTACCTCAAGAGTAAGCATTTGGGTCCCAAATTACTCCTGTAAATTATGAGGGCTACAAAATCACCAGGTGAGACATTCCAGCAGAGCTCACTGTGCAGCTTTCACAAAGAAAACTGTTCTAAGATTgactattttaaataaactttagGTTTATTTTCAGACATTAGCAAGCACCAGGAAGTTATGTAGCTGCCGTTGTTAGAAGTTCTAgaatttattttgtgctttatGAAgctttccccccacacacactctgTAAGATCATCTGAAGCCTGGTGGTACTCCGCTCTGTAAACCAGACTGCCTCCTGTCCTCCTCGCTCCCTCTCCCAGGCTTTGCCTACAGGTACTGATAAACAAGCTCACCATCAAAGCTTCAAAATGCAACGCAACTACTGTGGTTCTTAGATCTCTGCTTAAAGAAGCATGGCGGTGGCAGATTAGAAAAGAATCTGTTTCTAGAAAGGCTGCGTGCTGCTAAACTCACTTCACGACAGCTGCTGAACTGCAGCCGGAGTTCTGCCATGACTCATCCCCGCCCTCCTCTGCAAGTCAATGGCAGCACGTGTTGGCCAGAGATTACTGGGTGAATTTCCCCAGCCGAGATAGGACAggacagtcaaaaaaaaaaaaaaaaaggcaacccgcagcacagagcagaaaaacaCACAGGTCAAGTGAGGAAGACATGAACAACTCTACAGCCACGAGCCCTCTGGCCTTGGAGGCTGCCTCAGGCTCAGTCCAGAGCCCTGAGAAATCAGCACCGGTCTTTCTGCATGCAGCCCAAACACAGCAATACGTACCAGCTTCATCAACAAGCAGTTTGTAacttttgcattgtatttttcaattttcttcttgATCTCCTCGACGGTTGGAGGCTCAGGTTTTTCTTCTACTGTTTTCGTTACATTCTGAAAGGAGAGGAGACGGGCTTTAGCTGGCTGATATATGGAATAACCCCGCATCTGTTCAGCTCCTCTCTTGCTTGGGAAATGCACAAAGATGCTGCACAGCTCCTGAGCTTGTGTGAGCAGCGATGGCACAGGTGGAGATGGTTCCTATGGCCAAGAGGGTTGATATGCAGGGACAGAAACATCCTTGCCCCAAATCACTCCTCTAGAGGAGCACCCATCAATTGTCTGTCTATCTAACAGCCATTTCTGTAGAGCTGCAGAGGCTTTGCTGGTGGAGAGCCTTGCTACTAATTCCTCTTACAGTGCCAAAGTGTGAAAGCCAGGTCTTGTAAGGGATTAGAAACAGGGTCAGGCAGCGATTGTAGCAGAAGCCCCTGGTGAGCCTGGACCCtgcacacagctcctgcagagctgcagcagcacaaaatGCCAcatccctgctccctgcagagcccagccctgaCCAGGAGTTACAGCCTGGTAAAAGCAGGGTCTGACCGATAGACCCAGGCAGCTTTGTGCTCCCCCACACTGAGCTGCAGAAAGATGAATATAAATGTTTTGGAAGCAATAACCACAGTTCCCCATCTCCTGGGGGGAAGCCTTACTGCTGCTGTACAGAGGGGGAAATGGAGGCACGGGGCAGTAACAACATCCCAGTACAAAGCAGGGCGCAGCAGGGCGAAGAATTCAGCCTCTAAAAGCTGCTTTCAAAAAAAGCCACCCGCACCTGCCGAgcatttctttgcttcttgAGATGCAGCTGAAAAATCACATCCTATTTATAGCATTCCCCCGCGCTGCCGACCCGAGCCgggcagccccgcagcagccCGCAGTGTTCCAGGAACAAGCTTTCAGCGGGCTCACCCAGGCAGAACCTGAAGTTAAACCTCTGCTGGATTACTCCTCCAAGCGATGTGCTGCTATTGTCCAAAGCTCTGGAAATTACAGctcaaagcaataaaaaaaataaataaataaaagtcacaTCAGCAGCAGGCCAAGCCAGCAGCATGACTAATAAATTgcccaccccaaacccaaccACCACAGCCCAGCCCGTGTCAGAAGCCGTTCAGCATCTGCCCGCATGTGGGCTCGCCTGTAGGATgacggctgctgctcaccaAGGGTTTGGGAAGCTTCCTTTGGGAAGCAAAGCGACAGATTTGGCGCGTTGGTGGGGTTAGCCTGTAGGCTGTGCATGGAAATGCCACCAAGAGTAACAGGAGCACACAGCCCTGCCACAGAGAGGTGGCTCTCAGCCCCCCCAGATGCAGCCCAGCGTTTGGAGCGTTTAAGCAGGAGGGCAGTGGATGGGTTCGGGGATGCTGCCAGCaaagagcctgctgctgccagccccgtgGGTGCCCAAGGCCcccccaggctctgctgcagagctggggggcTCTCGAGGTGCTGGGAGCTGCGGGCGGCTTCCTGCAGTGATAGCGTTTGTAGCGGTCTGCAGCAAGAGCCCGGGCACTGCTCCCACCTTCCATATGCCAAAGCACCACAGCACCAGCTGTAAAGGCCCACGAGCCccctgaaaatgaaatgtcagGACAAAATCCCACACGTGGAGCTGGGTGAGACAGTGCCCATGCGTGCCTGGCTCTGCTGAGGGAGCACAAGAGCCGATGActgtccccaaatcccaccgGGAGGCTAGCAAGGAGGTGGTTGCACATCCAGGCAGGGCCTTTGCCTGCTCCCACCCCAAGCTGCGGGGTCTTCTGAGGCTCGGGGCTGTCcccaggtgctggagctgtgccTGCACCACCAGCAAGGGGCAAGGAGGGGATAGAAACCCAGGGCATGAGGATGAAGTGACGGCTGCTGTAACATCCCCGGCTCATGGGGATTCTGGGGTCACCTCCCTGCATCCCACCCCCAGGTACTGCGATTACAAGCCCAAAGCAGGCCCTTTGGATAAAAGTTCACCTTCAAAATAAACCcagagcagcctgctgcagagctcGTGGCTCTTACACAAAGATGGAAGCCAGGACTCGTGGGACCCTGGAGTGAATTCAAATCCACAAGGGGGCTAAGAAAAATCTACTAGACAAAATGAAACTCATGGAGCTAAACAAGGCCAGGAGTTCCCCAGCCACACAGGAAAGCCCAGAGGTGCCCATGGGTCTCCCTAGGGGAAAAACCTGCTGCAagggcagggctgagcccaCCGCAGAGCTGTCACAGAGCTCCTGCCTCGGGGTCTGCACCAGTTTGGGTGTCCCCACTGCTCGAGGCCCCTGCAAGCACATCCCAGGTCTGCAGTGGCTGTGAACAAGCCTGCGTGTGTCCTGGAAGATGCTCAGGGGCCGTATTTCACACTGCAAagctctgctgcctctccaTAAAACACCGCCTTCCCCAGAGACAGGCTATGAATACATCTCAGCCCATGCAGCCTGCAACCGCGAGCAGCAATCCCATATTTTGTGTGGGCTTCCTCAGAAGTTCACGTTAACGGAGAGCAGAAAGCGTGAAGGGACGTGCTAGCGAGGCTGGAAAGGCTCAAAACGAAGACTTTAACCTCCAAcgggagaaaaaagagggagaaaaaaaagcaatttgggagcagagccctgctcctccctggCAGCCCCACTCCCCAGGATTTGGGGCTTTTCCCCCCAGACGTGGACATGGAGGGAGGCACCGACCgcggggctgcagcctgccacACAAGCACACTGCACAGAAGCCAGCATCGCCCCGGGCTAGCCCTGGTATTTCTTTCAGGAGGAGAATCGAGCCCAGGACAAATGAAATTTCTTGATCACAATCTGGCAAGATGGCTCCAGCCTCGGGACTTGGAGAGCCCTAAAGTCATTCAAGCAATTCTCCAAGGCAGGTTTCACAATTTCTGCTTGAGGCTGGCAAACAAGAAACCTCCAAACACAGATCTCACAGATGGGTGGCAGTGACCCAGTGCAGGAACACTCACGTTCTTGTACGCTCCCCTTCTTGTTCACTGCCCAGCAGAGACAAAAGCAGGGCTTTGCTGCAGCAGTTAAGAATCCCACATCAATACCCGTTCATCATAAAGGCAATTTCAACTCCCCAATTTATCAAAAGACTCAGGCTTCACTGCAATCTATTGACTGTAAATAAATAGTTGCACACAGGTGTTTTGATGATGTGGGAGTCTG from the Anas platyrhynchos isolate ZD024472 breed Pekin duck chromosome 27, IASCAAS_PekinDuck_T2T, whole genome shotgun sequence genome contains:
- the RASSF5 gene encoding ras association domain-containing protein 5 isoform X1 → MRRPSGPAPSAPEPGGGRGPGSPGGARGARRLRRRGGVPRLLPDVRSIFPAPGEPPDSGHGHGHRFVPRALRRGWCDLCGAAVRERALRCDYCRYTCHPQCHSLIQLDCRRPGPGQLSPESTLAPPCSQNVTKTVEEKPEPPTVEEIKKKIEKYNAKVTNCLLMKLNDDGTYTGFIKVHLKLRRPVTVPAGIRPQSIYDALKEVNLADMTDKRTSFYLPLDAIKQLHISSTTTVSEVIQGLLKKFMVVDNPQKFALFKEMRKDGQVLFQKLPLTEYPLYLRLLAGPDTDVLSFVLKENETGEVEWDAFSIPELQNFLMILDKEEKDKIQQVQRKYEKFKQRLQQTLKEAGGKPG
- the RASSF5 gene encoding ras association domain-containing protein 5 isoform X3 is translated as MERNARKSSGFCCTDCRYTCHPQCHSLIQLDCRRPGPGQLSPESTLAPPCSQNVTKTVEEKPEPPTVEEIKKKIEKYNAKVTNCLLMKLNDDGTYTGFIKVHLKLRRPVTVPAGIRPQSIYDALKEVNLADMTDKRTSFYLPLDAIKQLHISSTTTVSEVIQGLLKKFMVVDNPQKFALFKEMRKDGQVLFQKLPLTEYPLYLRLLAGPDTDVLSFVLKENETGEVEWDAFSIPELQNFLMILDKEEKDKIQQVQRKYEKFKQRLQQTLKEAGGKPG
- the RASSF5 gene encoding ras association domain-containing protein 5 isoform X2 codes for the protein MSGGKAEAAACFGLVTKRIRKIFGRFPKSKSWSEGLQRPRREVLLMTDCRYTCHPQCHSLIQLDCRRPGPGQLSPESTLAPPCSQNVTKTVEEKPEPPTVEEIKKKIEKYNAKVTNCLLMKLNDDGTYTGFIKVHLKLRRPVTVPAGIRPQSIYDALKEVNLADMTDKRTSFYLPLDAIKQLHISSTTTVSEVIQGLLKKFMVVDNPQKFALFKEMRKDGQVLFQKLPLTEYPLYLRLLAGPDTDVLSFVLKENETGEVEWDAFSIPELQNFLMILDKEEKDKIQQVQRKYEKFKQRLQQTLKEAGGKPG
- the RASSF5 gene encoding ras association domain-containing protein 5 isoform X5, which translates into the protein MCAASSRPPGSPRTAATVTATASCPAPCAAAGATCAEPPCGSAPCAVTNVTKTVEEKPEPPTVEEIKKKIEKYNAKVTNCLLMKLNDDGTYTGFIKVHLKLRRPVTVPAGIRPQSIYDALKEVNLADMTDKRTSFYLPLDAIKQLHISSTTTVSEVIQGLLKKFMVVDNPQKFALFKEMRKDGQVLFQKLPLTEYPLYLRLLAGPDTDVLSFVLKENETGEVEWDAFSIPELQNFLMILDKEEKDKIQQVQRKYEKFKQRLQQTLKEAGGKPG
- the RASSF5 gene encoding ras association domain-containing protein 5 isoform X4, with the protein product MTIGGSMSSGYCSLDEDLEDCFFTAKTSFFRSTPSKVPAKNVTKTVEEKPEPPTVEEIKKKIEKYNAKVTNCLLMKLNDDGTYTGFIKVHLKLRRPVTVPAGIRPQSIYDALKEVNLADMTDKRTSFYLPLDAIKQLHISSTTTVSEVIQGLLKKFMVVDNPQKFALFKEMRKDGQVLFQKLPLTEYPLYLRLLAGPDTDVLSFVLKENETGEVEWDAFSIPELQNFLMILDKEEKDKIQQVQRKYEKFKQRLQQTLKEAGGKPG